The segment TTATGGGAAATGTGAAATCTGAATTGCTGATATCTGGGTATCAAATATATCTATTAATAACGCTGTCTCTGCCGTTATTCAAATATGTTATCGCTGACCATCATAGATAGCTATTTTTGCAATTTTTTGCTAACGATTATAATGATTATATAGCAAGCTAATTTTTATATATTTTATATCGCAGGCACTCAAACAGGAGCATTTATATCCCCCAAAACCTGGCCTGAATGATACAGCGTTTGACCAGCCAACTGAAGACGGGGATAAAGAAGCCAGCAGCGGTATGATGTTGGCTTCTTTCAATGTTCCAATAAGGCGCCGCTTACCAGTTGGTAAAGTGAATTGTACCGGGGAACCGCTGTAGAGAAGGCCGGAAAAGCAAAATGGTAAATTGGGAGGATGAAAAATGGATTCGGATATTACCCTATGTGCTGTTGGCGGCACGAAAGATATTGCCAGGGAGTTTCTGCAGGCGGCACAACACGTATTAGGAAAGGCAGTTAATGGGATTGCTCTTACTCCCCAAGAAGTAAATGAACAGAAAGCCGACTTATTTTTTACAATGCCCACTCGGGTCGAAGAGTTAAGCAGCATTATTCCTAAGGATAAAATTATTGGCTTTGAGGTGATGCCATCCTGTAATTTTTTTGTCCGGATTGCAAAAATTCCCGAAGGCTCCACTGTGTATGTCTTTCATAATAATAAACGGGGTGGGGAAACTTTTATAAAAAACTGCCTGAAATATGGGATTGATCATCTGAATTTTAAGTATATTCCGTTTAAGGAAATACAGGAACAGGAAATAATCCAACGACTACAAGACGCTAGATATATTATAGGGACTGGTACTTTAGTTGGTAGAGAAGGCATTTTATATAATAAATATGGAAAGTACTTACATGCCGAGGTACAAGTCATCGGCGCTGAACGCATTCCAACAATTGAATCAGCATCCTACATAATGCAGCGGATAACTTCGTATAAGCATAAAAAACTATCAAGGCAGGTTGTGATCATTGTTCAGAACTTGTCCCAGAAGTTACAGCAGATAACCGCCTCTACTGGAATTGCATCAAGTTCAATTGAAACTGGATCAGCTGCTTTGCAGAAACTACAGAAAGAAGTAGACATGGAAGTGGTTCGCATTCAGGAGGTGCTCACTATTTCTCAATCTTTGTCGGAGGCGGCTAAGAACATTGGCTCTATTGCTGAGACCATAAAAATGATATCGAATCAAACAAACTTGCTTGCACTGAATGCTACGATTGAAGCTGCTAGAGTAGGAGAACAGGGACGAGGTTTTGCCGTTGTAGCGAAAGAGGTGGGGAAGCTGGCTAACGAGAGCAAGCAATCAATAGAAATAATTCGTAAGGCTGTACTCGAGGTGCAAGTAGCCGTCAACCAAATTGTTCCGGCTCAGCAAAAGATCGCTTCTGCTATGTCGAAATACCAAGCTGAGTTCGACAAATTCGTAGAGGCGTCAGTCGGTGAGCGGGATGCTCTCAAAGAAATATGCAGCGCTCAAGAAAATATTAGCAGCATTAGCAACGAACTATTAAATGCGGCTGAAATATTAGCTGATTCCCAGCAATGAACTGCTGGGGATAATAAATATAACTAGTAATAACGCTGCCGCTGCCGTTATTCAAATATGTTATCGCTGACCATCATAGATAGCTATTTTTGCAATTTTTTGATAGTGGTTATAATGAGTGCAGAGCGAGCTTGGCTTTTTTATGGGGAA is part of the Veillonellales bacterium genome and harbors:
- a CDS encoding methyl-accepting chemotaxis protein — encoded protein: MDSDITLCAVGGTKDIAREFLQAAQHVLGKAVNGIALTPQEVNEQKADLFFTMPTRVEELSSIIPKDKIIGFEVMPSCNFFVRIAKIPEGSTVYVFHNNKRGGETFIKNCLKYGIDHLNFKYIPFKEIQEQEIIQRLQDARYIIGTGTLVGREGILYNKYGKYLHAEVQVIGAERIPTIESASYIMQRITSYKHKKLSRQVVIIVQNLSQKLQQITASTGIASSSIETGSAALQKLQKEVDMEVVRIQEVLTISQSLSEAAKNIGSIAETIKMISNQTNLLALNATIEAARVGEQGRGFAVVAKEVGKLANESKQSIEIIRKAVLEVQVAVNQIVPAQQKIASAMSKYQAEFDKFVEASVGERDALKEICSAQENISSISNELLNAAEILADSQQ